From the Pontibacillus halophilus JSM 076056 = DSM 19796 genome, one window contains:
- a CDS encoding ABC transporter permease — MMRTYLQLHWARWKRAPFLSLLLFCLPLFLLFGSFLGASQTTTDATVPIGWVDLDDSDFSKRVYTEVKKAERVTLVSLREEEAERAVQRGDVEAAFILKEGFATRLREGEINDVFTWLRSERSRLDVFVKEKIGEEMMRIALEEKAISVLNGYKVDATEREVSRWYNQYFEPEPLFQMEFSQVDRPYEDRSSAVQSSLIRSILVAYTLLYFLYLLRFFTLDKHKGRFMRISIMSRVPSYYGWNCAFFVVCGLLFYVVGDYIGQALGLIKGSSISHYITLVLLMLLFFIVLLIGRKRVAVLVVLAVSVGALFVGSLLLQYGMVSIP, encoded by the coding sequence ATGATGCGTACCTATCTTCAGCTTCATTGGGCTAGGTGGAAACGAGCGCCTTTCCTTAGCTTGTTGCTCTTCTGTCTTCCTCTCTTCTTGTTGTTCGGGAGTTTCTTAGGTGCATCTCAAACGACCACGGATGCAACGGTTCCGATTGGTTGGGTTGACTTAGATGATTCTGATTTCAGTAAGCGGGTATATACGGAAGTAAAGAAAGCAGAGCGCGTAACGCTTGTCTCCCTTAGAGAAGAGGAAGCGGAGAGAGCGGTGCAAAGAGGAGATGTAGAAGCGGCTTTTATACTAAAGGAAGGATTTGCAACAAGGCTTCGGGAAGGCGAAATAAATGACGTGTTCACATGGCTTAGGTCAGAACGTTCCCGCTTGGATGTCTTTGTGAAAGAGAAGATTGGCGAAGAAATGATGAGGATTGCCTTGGAGGAAAAAGCCATCTCCGTATTGAATGGTTATAAAGTTGATGCAACCGAAAGAGAGGTATCTCGTTGGTACAATCAGTACTTTGAGCCAGAGCCTTTATTTCAAATGGAGTTTTCTCAAGTGGATCGTCCATATGAAGACCGTTCTTCCGCTGTACAATCTTCGCTCATCCGTTCTATATTAGTCGCATACACACTGCTTTATTTCCTCTACTTACTTCGGTTCTTTACATTGGACAAGCATAAAGGGAGATTTATGCGCATATCCATAATGTCTAGAGTACCTTCCTATTATGGATGGAACTGCGCCTTTTTCGTAGTCTGTGGACTGCTGTTCTACGTTGTTGGTGATTACATAGGACAAGCGCTTGGGCTAATTAAGGGGAGTTCGATTTCTCATTATATTACCCTCGTTCTCCTCATGTTGCTTTTCTTTATTGTGTTGCTTATTGGAAGGAAGCGTGTTGCCGTGCTTGTGGTGCTCGCAGTTAGTGTGGGAGCTTTATTTGTAGGTAGTCTCCTCCTACAGTATGGAATGGTGTCCATTCCATAG
- a CDS encoding ABC transporter ATP-binding protein, whose translation MKGVIAMINVKDVQKSYGRKEVIHPMSFTIEKGQSIGIIGPNGAGKSTLLKMLATIEKPDSGQISYRKKPYAKVVKKIRKEMAYVPQDIALYEELKVSEQLQYWKRLSMKKGTTDYLNQMIETLGLQKVWNTRIDRLSGGWKRKVNLAVGLLNQPSIILLDEPTAGVDIAARQDMLNWLHQLHEQGVTIIQISHDIDDVTRLSDDLLLVVEGRVGFYGSKEQLPEYTSDILERFPDEADLPSILDYFKQKAAYPYG comes from the coding sequence ATGAAAGGGGTCATAGCGATGATCAACGTGAAGGATGTACAAAAGTCATACGGAAGAAAAGAAGTGATTCACCCGATGTCATTTACGATAGAGAAGGGGCAGTCAATCGGAATTATTGGTCCAAATGGAGCGGGAAAATCCACATTGTTGAAGATGCTTGCGACCATTGAGAAGCCGGATAGTGGTCAAATTTCGTATCGAAAAAAGCCGTATGCAAAGGTCGTCAAGAAGATACGAAAGGAAATGGCTTATGTCCCTCAAGATATTGCTCTTTATGAAGAATTAAAAGTGAGTGAACAGCTTCAATATTGGAAACGATTGTCCATGAAGAAAGGAACAACAGATTACTTAAATCAAATGATTGAAACGCTTGGCTTGCAGAAAGTGTGGAACACAAGAATTGACCGGTTATCGGGTGGGTGGAAGCGGAAAGTGAATCTAGCCGTCGGGCTGTTGAATCAACCTTCCATCATCCTTCTCGATGAACCAACTGCAGGCGTCGACATTGCTGCAAGACAAGATATGTTGAACTGGCTTCACCAGTTACACGAACAAGGGGTAACCATTATTCAAATCAGTCATGATATTGATGATGTGACGCGTTTAAGTGACGACTTGTTGTTAGTTGTAGAGGGTCGTGTCGGGTTTTATGGTTCAAAGGAACAATTGCCTGAGTATACCTCCGACATTCTAGAGAGGTTCCCTGACGAAGCTGATTTACCAAGCATACTCGATTATTTCAAACAGAAAGCCGCTTACCCGTACGGATAA
- a CDS encoding SDR family NAD(P)-dependent oxidoreductase yields the protein MDFKLKNKLVLVTGSTQGIGKETAKTFLNEGARVIVNGRTQEKVDGIVKELTEFGEVHGVAADLSSPEGADKMIKAVDDLGTLDVLVNNTAWFEVKQIEEITEEEWMNYFQTNIMSVVRLSSHYLPKMLERDAGRIINISSEAGVKPIAPMIAYSTTKGAVNALTRGLAERTKGTNVTVNAVLPGPTWTEGVEGFMKGAAEDAGEELESFTENYFKANEPTSLIQRFGTVEEVASTVVFLASQQASAINGNMQRVEGGIIRSL from the coding sequence ATGGACTTTAAACTTAAGAATAAACTTGTGCTAGTTACAGGCTCTACACAAGGAATTGGGAAAGAAACAGCTAAAACATTTCTAAATGAAGGTGCGCGCGTAATTGTGAATGGCCGCACACAAGAAAAAGTAGATGGCATCGTGAAAGAGCTAACTGAATTTGGTGAGGTTCACGGAGTCGCAGCTGACCTCTCTTCTCCTGAGGGTGCTGACAAGATGATTAAAGCAGTAGATGACCTTGGTACGTTAGATGTGCTTGTAAACAACACAGCTTGGTTCGAGGTTAAGCAAATTGAAGAGATTACAGAAGAGGAATGGATGAACTATTTCCAAACGAACATCATGAGCGTGGTCCGTCTATCTAGCCACTATCTACCGAAGATGCTTGAACGTGATGCAGGTCGTATCATCAATATCTCAAGTGAAGCAGGCGTGAAGCCTATTGCACCGATGATTGCGTACTCTACAACGAAAGGTGCTGTGAACGCTCTTACACGTGGTCTTGCTGAGCGTACGAAAGGCACGAACGTAACGGTTAATGCGGTCCTTCCAGGCCCAACATGGACAGAAGGCGTTGAAGGCTTTATGAAAGGTGCCGCAGAAGATGCAGGTGAAGAACTTGAAAGCTTTACTGAGAACTACTTTAAAGCAAATGAACCAACTTCACTCATTCAACGCTTTGGTACAGTAGAAGAAGTAGCAAGCACCGTTGTCTTCCTTGCTTCTCAGCAAGCATCTGCAATCAACGGCAACATGCAACGTGTTGAAGGCGGTATTATCCGTTCCCTCTAA
- a CDS encoding TetR/AcrR family transcriptional regulator has translation MNGFERRTERKKQIILETAFTLFAENGVKKVSIQDIAKAAEVSQVTIYNYFGSKEQLLVEAIKHYYHTRIGEFVELVQATDLSFKEKMTYIFTSKQQQILQFDSEFVVSLMTDQEQVKQFIDEFTQREVMPLFLQLIEQGKEERFIHPSMSNEAVLTYIQLITNGVRDMYHHGTPSPKLIDEMMHFFFYGLSGE, from the coding sequence ATGAACGGTTTCGAACGAAGAACAGAACGAAAGAAGCAAATAATTCTGGAGACAGCTTTTACGCTGTTTGCTGAAAATGGTGTAAAGAAAGTTAGCATACAAGACATCGCCAAAGCAGCAGAAGTGTCTCAAGTAACCATCTATAATTACTTTGGAAGTAAAGAACAATTGCTAGTCGAAGCAATTAAACATTACTATCACACTCGCATTGGAGAGTTTGTCGAGCTCGTTCAAGCAACTGACCTCTCCTTCAAGGAAAAGATGACGTATATCTTCACATCAAAGCAGCAACAAATTCTACAGTTTGACTCTGAATTTGTTGTTTCCCTTATGACAGACCAGGAACAGGTGAAGCAATTTATTGACGAGTTCACACAACGTGAGGTAATGCCTTTGTTCTTACAACTTATTGAGCAAGGGAAAGAAGAAAGATTCATCCATCCATCCATGTCCAATGAAGCTGTACTTACCTATATACAACTAATTACGAACGGCGTGCGTGACATGTATCACCATGGAACGCCAAGCCCAAAGCTTATAGACGAAATGATGCACTTTTTCTTCTACGGCTTATCAGGAGAGTAA